A genomic region of Heptranchias perlo isolate sHepPer1 unplaced genomic scaffold, sHepPer1.hap1 HAP1_SCAFFOLD_429, whole genome shotgun sequence contains the following coding sequences:
- the LOC137312363 gene encoding tyrosinase-like: protein MFRLVRSLLLLLGVARAQIPIRCASAANMRAKVCCPAAWQDGSPCGRSSGRGRCQDVAQESGPQGGREHVWDFRLWWPSYFFVRMCVCSGNFAGADCGECQPGWRGTACQEKHVVVRRDLAAMSRRERRIFVDRLHQSKTTLSARYVIYASESDRAGSELVFRQASVYDVAAWIHYLCVKPLGDGNRPSFAHRSSAFLCWHKMYLLYLEAEIRNMTQDDSFFIPVWTWAGKHDCDVCTDDLFGRSGPKGFLSRRSRFSSWRTYCTGDGRHLLDFSVICPPHRGRPIRRFNRPDRRFGGLPTLADVDACLNLQQFDTPPYDQSSPSSFRCALEGFTNPQNPTVVMASMHNMVHIFCGGTLNDVFQATNDPLFPCIHAYVDQIFERWLRRHPNSAELYPTDPGVPYGHRGNDRMVPFLPVVENRHMMRSCITFGYDYED, encoded by the exons ATGTTCAGGCTGGTGCGctcgctgctgctcctcctgggcgTCGCCCGGGCCCAGATCCCCATCCGTTGCGCCAGCGCCGCCAACATGCGGGCAAAGGTTTGCTGCCCGGCCGCGTGGCAGGACGGCTCGCCCTGCGGCCGGAGCTCGGGCCGTGGGCGGTGCCAGGACGTGGCGCAGGAGAGCGGGCCCCAGGGCGGCCGGGAGCACGTCTGGGACTTCCGCCTCTGGTGGCCCTCCTACTTCTTCGTCCGCATGTGCGTCTGCAGCGGGAACTTTGCGGGCGCCGACTGCGGCGAGTGCCAGCCGGGCTGGAGGGGGACGGCCTGCCAGGAGAAGCACGTGGTGGTGCGCCGAGACCTGGCCGCCATGTCGCGGAGAGAGCGCCGGATCTTTGTCGACCGGCTGCACCAGTCCAAGACGACCCTCAGCGCCAGGTACGTCATCTACGCCAGTGAGAGCGACCGCGCGGGCTCGGAGCTGGTCTTCCGACAGGCGTCCGTCTACGACGTGGCGGCCTGGATTCACTACCTCTGCGTCAAGCCCCTGGGGGACGGCAACAGGCCGAGCTTCGCCCACCGCTCCAGCGCCTTCCTGTGCTGGCACAAGATGTACCTCCTGTACCTGGAGGCCGAGATCAGGAACATGACCCAGGACGACTCGTTCTTCATCCCCGTCTGGACCTGGGCCGGGAAACACGACTGTGACGTCTGCACCGATGACCTGTTCGGGAGGAGCGGCCCGAAGGGGTTCCTGTCGAGGCGCTCGAGATTCAGCTCGTGGCGG ACCTACTGCACAGGCGACGGCCGACACCTGCTCGACTTTAGCGTGATTTGCCCGCCGCATCGTGGGAGACCGATCCGTCGCTTCAACCGTCCCGACCGCCGATTTGGCGGCCTGCCGACCTTGGCGGACGTGGACGCCTGCCTCAACCTCCAACAGTTCGACACGCCCCCCTACGACCAGTCTTCGCCCTCCTCGTTCCGCTGCGCGCTGGAAG GATTTACAAACCCTCAGAACCCGACGGTCGTGATGGCCAGCATGCACAACATGGTCCACATCTTCTGCGGCGGGACTCTGAACGACGTCTTTCAGGCCACCAATGACCCTCTCTTTCCCTGTATACATGCCTACGTTGACCA GATCTTCGAGCGTTGGCTGAGGAGACATCCCAACAGTGCTGAGCTCTATCCCACGGACCCCGGGGTTCCTTATGGTCACCGGGGAAATGACAGGATGGTTCCATTTCTTCCGGTCGTGGAAAACCGCCACATGATGAGGAGCTGCATAACCTTCGGATATGACTACGAGGACTAG